In Populus alba chromosome 1, ASM523922v2, whole genome shotgun sequence, a single window of DNA contains:
- the LOC118063534 gene encoding UPF0481 protein At3g47200, giving the protein MARSERDGGPRSADICDPSHGVDDEVTVDIDSLISCVESMMSQNLIMPDNVCIFRVPHILRRHSEKAYTPNAFSIGPWHRHHPLMKSTEKVKLKYLKGLLSRRSASITLKGLIKSTRGIEKEARSCYAGPIDVGVEDFVRMLVIDGCFLIELFRKDQYNHLREDDDPIFNTSCMLQYLYHDLILVENQIPWLVLEHLFNVTAEPGNTTTLAQLALQFFQIIFSSNPAPILPSYQEKKHLLDLLRNRLVLSSGKEEDGEMGWEPIPSVTNLVGAGIKLKVGKSRSILDIKFKNGFLEIPPLLLQETTEVIIRNLISYEQCSPKCTDRITSYAVLLDNLINTTKDMDTFTSSGIIGNWLNPDEATQFFNKLYQDAYLKKYYYLKLCQEVNRYYRRRFPRWRALLVSNYFGTPWAIIFLFAAATLLILTIVQTIFTIVK; this is encoded by the coding sequence ATGGCAAGATCCGAAAGGGATGGTGGTCCAAGGAGTGCTGATATATGCGATCCTTCTCATGGAGTAGATGATGAGGTCACAGTTGATATTGATTCATTGATCTCTTGCGTTGAAAGCATGATGTCCCAGAATTTGATAATGCCTGATAACGTATGCATCTTTAGAGTGCCCCACATTCTCCGAAGGCATAGCGAAAAAGCTTATACCCCCAACGCATTTTCAATTGGCCCCTGGCACCGTCACCATCCACTGATGAAATCTACAGAGAAAGTTAAACTGAAGTATCTCAAAGGCCTTCTCTCCCGAAGATCTGCGAGCATAACACTGAAGGGGTTGATCAAATCCACCAGGGGGATCGAGAAAGAGGCACGTTCGTGTTATGCCGGACCAATTGATGTCGGTGTAGAGGATTTTGTCAGAATGTTGGTAATAGATGGTTGCTTTCTTATTGAGCTATTTAGAAAGGATCAATATAATCATCTTAGAGAAGATGATGATCCTATCTTCAATACGTCTTGTATGTTGCAGTACCTATATCATGACTTGATATTGGTAGAAAACCAAATACCTTGGTTGGTCCTTGAACACTTGTTCAACGTGACCGCGGAACCAGGAAACACGACAACCCTCGCACAACTTGCCCTTCAATTCTTTCAGATCATTTTTTCATCCAATCCAGCCCCCATACTTCCCTcttaccaagaaaaaaaacatttgcttgACCTCTTAAGAAATAGGTTAGTTTTGTCATCTGGAAAAGAGGAAGATGGTGAAATGGGATGGGAACCTATTCCTTCCGTCACAAATCTTGTAGGCGCcggaattaaattgaaggtggGTAAGTCAAGAAGCATCTtggatataaaattcaaaaatggtTTCCTGGAAATCCCTCCATTGCTACTTCAGGAGACAACGGAAGTCATCATTCGAAACCTCATCAGCTACGAGCAGTGTTCTCCTAAATGCACTGACAGAATCACTTCATATGCCGTCCTCCTAGACAACCTCATTAACACTACCAAAGACATGGATACATTCACCAGTAGTGGAATCATTGGTAATTGGTTGAATCCAGATGAGGCAACGCAATTCTTCAACAAGCTTTATCAGGATgcttacttgaaaaaatactattatcTAAAATTGTGCCAGGAGGTGAACAGGTATTACCGGCGCAGGTTTCCAAGATGGCGTGCTCTGTTGGTGAGCAATTACTTTGGCACCCCATgggcaattatttttttatttgcggCTGCTACTCTTTTGATTCTCACTATTGTTCAGACAATATTTACTATcgttaaataa